A genomic window from Halogeometricum borinquense DSM 11551 includes:
- a CDS encoding FlaD/FlaE family flagellar protein produces MKIDPDNYDLRELRRIADERRTDRGGSDDTERRRDYDDGHRGHDDGHRGHDDGHRGHDDGHREYDDGHRSHDDDHRGRDGGHRSHDDGRRGRDDGRRSRDGSDRGDRNGRDNRGERRGRSRREDNLRRPREGYSDHAEAHDEVVRADQIANRFGLGGNGTGGSDGRGRGYDELGYERSREDRSYDGYDFEEVGEFRFDNPVHDRPRGRAGEALRNNQLEQLLIHETAAAGGSLEKPYLSSVPKEYAAERVVFDWLEFLVLKGGFKRTMDALRYYHSVDWITEDVETELHDYLIGFSGNVSDTTEFDVDDHHLSLLYVAQLASMADGVETKARSPSALR; encoded by the coding sequence ATGAAGATAGACCCCGACAACTACGACCTACGCGAACTCCGGCGCATCGCCGACGAACGACGCACCGACCGAGGCGGAAGCGACGACACAGAGCGTCGCCGCGACTACGATGACGGTCACCGCGGTCATGACGACGGTCACCGCGGTCATGACGACGGTCACCGTGGCCATGACGACGGTCACCGAGAGTACGATGATGGACACCGTAGTCACGACGACGACCACCGCGGACGCGATGGTGGACACCGTAGTCACGACGACGGACGCCGTGGGCGCGACGATGGCCGGCGCTCCCGAGATGGATCTGACCGCGGTGACAGAAACGGCCGTGACAACCGCGGCGAGCGCCGCGGACGCTCCCGGCGGGAAGATAATCTCCGTCGCCCCCGCGAGGGCTACAGCGATCATGCGGAGGCTCACGACGAAGTCGTCCGTGCAGACCAAATCGCAAACCGATTCGGCCTGGGTGGAAACGGAACGGGCGGCAGCGACGGGCGTGGGCGGGGCTACGACGAACTCGGCTACGAGCGCTCCCGCGAGGACCGGTCGTACGACGGGTACGACTTCGAGGAGGTTGGCGAATTCCGGTTCGATAACCCGGTCCACGACCGTCCGCGCGGCCGTGCGGGCGAGGCACTTCGGAACAACCAACTCGAGCAGTTGCTCATCCACGAGACGGCGGCCGCGGGCGGGTCGTTGGAGAAGCCGTACCTCTCTAGCGTCCCGAAAGAATACGCCGCAGAACGTGTCGTCTTCGACTGGCTGGAATTTCTGGTCCTGAAAGGCGGATTCAAGCGAACGATGGACGCGCTTCGGTACTACCACTCCGTCGATTGGATCACCGAGGATGTCGAGACCGAACTGCACGACTATCTCATCGGCTTCTCGGGCAACGTCTCGGACACGACGGAGTTCGACGTTGACGACCATCACCTCAGTCTCCTGTACGTCGCACAACTTGCTTCGATGGCCGACGGCGTCGAGACGAAAGCGCGTAGTCCGTCTGCGCTCCGTTAA
- a CDS encoding acetate and sugar kinases/Hsc70/actin family protein, giving the protein MAEDGTDEDASFDDETAKGPTPVGVKLGSTRTILQFYDGDGDLETVRTLTCLATYEDALTGDERVLYGEQAAQEYPDSVEYMLRSGLPENDDGAELAKKFFSELVNANGLDGDSAVVYAIPTIDNEPGLRNLNRVIEESPVGDALVRSFPESLCGAIPAFGDELEAIDSVFAAINMGSTNLEASAYRHGEQLSPFVSGAVTGNEVDRRIANAVEEETQGRVNIDLTTAREYKEEHADFDDFEAFTDVIQQPGGGSHEFTIERSVMEPLDDYLDDAVDEVANNFLAQLANDHMKPYQLALSKPIVLTGGMACIPGIVEEFETRLSEELDRDVECIAADRPDLAPAEGARRIAERLAK; this is encoded by the coding sequence ATGGCGGAGGATGGAACAGACGAAGATGCCTCGTTCGACGACGAAACTGCAAAGGGACCAACCCCGGTGGGGGTAAAGCTGGGAAGTACGCGAACGATACTCCAGTTTTACGACGGTGACGGCGATCTGGAGACCGTTCGGACACTCACCTGTCTGGCAACGTACGAAGACGCGCTCACGGGTGACGAACGCGTCCTCTACGGGGAACAGGCCGCACAAGAATACCCAGACAGCGTCGAGTACATGCTCCGTTCGGGGCTGCCGGAGAACGACGACGGAGCCGAACTCGCAAAGAAGTTCTTTAGCGAACTGGTGAATGCGAACGGTCTGGACGGCGACAGCGCGGTCGTCTATGCGATTCCCACGATAGACAACGAACCCGGCCTGCGGAACCTCAACCGTGTCATCGAGGAAAGCCCGGTCGGTGACGCCCTCGTCCGGAGTTTCCCCGAATCGCTCTGCGGTGCGATTCCGGCGTTCGGAGACGAGTTAGAGGCAATCGACAGCGTGTTCGCCGCGATCAACATGGGTTCGACCAACCTCGAAGCCTCGGCGTACCGGCACGGTGAACAACTCTCGCCGTTCGTCTCGGGTGCCGTTACCGGCAACGAGGTAGACCGCCGCATCGCAAACGCCGTCGAAGAGGAGACGCAGGGACGGGTCAATATCGACCTGACGACGGCCCGCGAGTACAAAGAAGAACACGCCGACTTCGACGACTTCGAGGCGTTCACCGACGTCATCCAGCAGCCCGGCGGTGGCTCTCACGAGTTCACCATCGAACGCTCCGTGATGGAACCGCTGGACGACTACCTCGATGACGCCGTCGATGAGGTGGCTAACAACTTCCTCGCGCAGTTAGCGAACGACCACATGAAGCCCTACCAGTTGGCTCTCTCGAAGCCCATCGTCCTCACGGGCGGGATGGCCTGCATCCCCGGCATCGTCGAGGAGTTCGAGACGCGCCTGTCCGAGGAACTTGACCGCGACGTGGAGTGTATCGCCGCGGACCGCCCGGACCTCGCACCTGCCGAAGGTGCCCGGCGCATCGCCGAGCGACTCGCAAAATAA
- a CDS encoding chemotaxis protein CheD: MKVYTSNTTETRTLPERTKVGIADYAVATGNATLTTSGLGSCVGIALYDSQAGVGGLAHAMLPYADGDTDEAKYADTAIRALLEAMVEKGAKRRRIRAKIAGGSTMFEFSSADGSIGERNAVAAKETLAREDIDLVAEDVGGEHGRSLELDVSNGNLEVRSAHVGKDTI; the protein is encoded by the coding sequence ATGAAAGTTTACACGAGCAACACGACCGAAACGCGCACGCTACCAGAGCGCACGAAAGTCGGTATTGCAGACTACGCCGTCGCAACGGGCAACGCAACGTTGACCACCAGCGGTCTGGGGTCGTGTGTAGGGATCGCACTCTACGACAGCCAAGCGGGAGTTGGCGGCCTTGCACACGCGATGCTCCCCTACGCGGACGGCGATACGGACGAAGCGAAGTACGCCGATACCGCTATCCGCGCACTCCTCGAGGCGATGGTCGAGAAAGGTGCGAAACGTCGGCGAATCCGCGCCAAGATTGCCGGTGGGAGTACGATGTTCGAGTTCTCCTCGGCCGATGGCAGCATCGGTGAACGAAACGCTGTCGCCGCCAAGGAGACACTCGCCCGAGAAGATATCGACCTCGTCGCCGAGGATGTCGGTGGCGAGCACGGGAGGTCACTCGAACTCGACGTCAGCAACGGCAATCTCGAGGTTCGAAGTGCCCACGTGGGCAAAGACACGATCTGA
- a CDS encoding carbohydrate kinase family protein, whose amino-acid sequence MTRNATTDSDAPRVVVAGEMLIDFLPDRQGPLESVASFTKRPGGAPANVAVALSQLDETPAFATRVGDDPFGDFLVETLSEAGLDTELVERDPEAKTSLAFVALGEEADRGFSFYRDRTADTRMQPGSVPDATLASADWVHVGGVTLADEPSRTATFDLMRRGQDAGATVSFDPNARPELWDEFDFEASVAEAFELADVVKATPEDLEALDYEGDPETMARRIRSDGPHTVFLTLGSKGSLVSASEESPWVTEETVVSHEGYDVEPVDTTGAGDAFTAGVVAALVEGQSLAETLSFANAVAAVTTTATGAMTALPDRESVRQFRES is encoded by the coding sequence ATGACCCGAAACGCCACCACCGATAGCGACGCGCCACGCGTCGTCGTCGCGGGTGAGATGCTCATCGACTTCCTCCCTGACCGACAGGGACCCTTAGAGTCGGTTGCGTCCTTCACCAAACGTCCCGGCGGCGCGCCCGCCAACGTCGCGGTCGCCCTCTCGCAGTTGGACGAGACGCCCGCGTTCGCTACGCGCGTCGGCGACGACCCGTTCGGTGACTTTCTGGTCGAGACGCTCTCGGAGGCGGGTCTCGATACCGAACTGGTCGAACGCGACCCCGAGGCGAAAACCTCGCTCGCATTCGTCGCTCTCGGTGAGGAAGCCGACCGCGGATTCTCGTTCTACCGCGACCGAACTGCCGACACACGGATGCAACCCGGCAGCGTCCCCGACGCGACGCTGGCGTCGGCCGACTGGGTTCACGTCGGTGGCGTCACGCTAGCCGACGAACCGTCCCGTACGGCGACGTTCGACCTGATGCGCCGTGGACAGGACGCAGGTGCGACAGTGTCGTTCGATCCGAACGCCCGTCCGGAACTCTGGGACGAGTTCGACTTCGAGGCGTCGGTCGCAGAGGCGTTCGAACTCGCGGATGTCGTGAAAGCGACGCCGGAAGACCTCGAAGCGCTCGACTACGAGGGCGACCCCGAGACGATGGCTCGACGTATCCGTTCGGACGGCCCGCACACGGTCTTCCTGACACTCGGGAGCAAAGGGTCGCTGGTGTCGGCGTCGGAAGAATCACCATGGGTCACCGAGGAAACGGTCGTCTCTCACGAGGGATACGACGTCGAACCCGTAGATACGACGGGCGCGGGCGACGCGTTCACTGCGGGCGTCGTCGCAGCACTCGTCGAAGGGCAGTCGCTGGCGGAGACACTATCGTTTGCTAACGCCGTGGCCGCGGTGACGACCACCGCGACGGGTGCGATGACGGCGTTACCGGACCGTGAGTCGGTCCGACAGTTCAGAGAGTCGTAA
- a CDS encoding chemotaxis protein CheC: protein MNLDVQSLRTFSRLAHSGAERAAGSLSQLTGIETFVNVTKIEVSTRADVEREFREQDLVTVHIGFNGGIDGRTVLAFDRQEAVQLVDALVPGAADQPDGEMATSGLKELGNIMLGGFLDGWADYLDTSIDITTPTYVDMQTEGALEDITGDSGFQMATGDDHVLAFRNQLDTDDQQVGFHIYMLPTHDSIKTISRIAGDGSTAVPIETFTSFSNMISDGAEQASDDLTAMTGMESVVEVSRLSFVPIEAVPMELTDATRRGVVLEFMGTPSGYIAILFDETSADRVADALMPGMEADPAMQQSAIQEIGNIVTSGFIDGWANALETTIDISPPTYVDDLGSAIIDPLATELAQAQEYAFLIDSAIRTPNDEFTCDIYALPNEAELRDALDRLGAEVQQP from the coding sequence ATGAATCTCGACGTCCAGTCGTTACGGACGTTCAGCCGCCTCGCACACTCCGGTGCGGAACGTGCTGCGGGGTCGCTGTCGCAACTCACCGGCATCGAGACGTTCGTCAACGTTACGAAAATCGAAGTCAGCACGCGAGCCGACGTGGAACGTGAGTTCCGCGAACAGGATCTCGTGACTGTCCATATCGGATTTAACGGCGGCATCGACGGCCGGACCGTCCTCGCGTTCGACCGTCAGGAGGCCGTCCAGCTCGTCGATGCACTCGTTCCCGGTGCTGCAGACCAACCGGACGGTGAGATGGCGACGAGCGGACTGAAGGAACTCGGAAACATCATGCTCGGGGGCTTCCTCGACGGATGGGCCGACTACCTCGATACGTCTATCGACATCACCACGCCGACGTACGTGGACATGCAGACGGAAGGGGCGTTAGAAGACATCACCGGCGACTCCGGATTCCAGATGGCGACGGGCGACGACCACGTCCTCGCGTTCCGGAATCAGTTAGATACGGACGATCAACAGGTCGGCTTCCATATCTACATGCTCCCGACGCACGATTCCATCAAGACGATTTCCCGCATCGCGGGCGATGGATCGACGGCGGTGCCGATAGAGACGTTCACGTCCTTCTCGAACATGATTTCGGACGGTGCCGAACAGGCGTCCGATGACCTCACGGCGATGACCGGCATGGAGTCGGTCGTCGAAGTGAGTCGCCTGAGTTTCGTCCCGATTGAGGCGGTTCCGATGGAACTCACTGACGCGACCCGTCGTGGTGTCGTCTTGGAGTTCATGGGGACGCCCTCCGGGTATATCGCTATCTTGTTCGATGAAACGTCCGCAGACCGCGTTGCGGACGCACTCATGCCCGGTATGGAAGCTGACCCGGCCATGCAGCAGAGTGCAATCCAAGAAATCGGCAACATCGTCACCTCCGGATTCATCGACGGGTGGGCGAACGCGCTAGAGACGACCATCGATATCTCACCGCCGACGTACGTGGACGACCTCGGCTCTGCCATCATTGACCCGTTGGCAACCGAACTCGCGCAGGCGCAAGAGTACGCTTTCCTCATTGACTCGGCTATTCGCACTCCGAACGACGAGTTCACGTGCGACATCTATGCGCTTCCGAACGAAGCCGAACTCCGCGATGCCTTAGACCGTCTCGGAGCGGAGGTACAACAGCCGTAA